A portion of the Maylandia zebra isolate NMK-2024a linkage group LG9, Mzebra_GT3a, whole genome shotgun sequence genome contains these proteins:
- the LOC143420488 gene encoding uncharacterized protein LOC143420488: MSSTQKDQHGPRSQRSQEADKPHRRKREKKNTCDECGKDFTWKFKLKQHQLIHTGERPFSCDLCGKSFSWKNALKTHQVVHSGVKAYSCDQCGKAFTRSSNLQSHLVTHSGVKAYSCDICGKTFSHLWSRNIHVRIHSGEDVYWCDQCGKYFTTDAHLQRHMFTHTEERPYQCDLCEKTFKTPQYLRQHQQIHTRKRLYKCSYCEKQSDTDGSTSQPCHRCGGGKDFRCDICGKTFSQQAGLKIHQRKHTGDKLKYCKECGRSFPTSAELKQHELFHSGVKKHLCDQCGSSFTTAGNLKRHKRVHTGAKPYKCRHCDKSFSQSGSRNEHERTHMEGNYSCEQCDKSFSNLSSYSAHKRSHITNKLFHCYHCAKTFTSSSALCKHQRDHAGLKSFPSQDQSESEERETSSGFRVQLKTLEIRLHRVQVGSP, encoded by the exons atgagctcaacacagaag gaccaacatggaccgagaagtcagcgctctcaggaggccgacaaacctcacagaagaaagagagagaaaaaaaacacctgtgacgagtgtgggaaggattttacCTGGAAGTTTAAACTAAAGCAACATCagctcatccacactggagagagaccgttcagctgtgacttgtgtggaaagtcgtTTTCCTGGAAGAAtgccctaaaaacacaccaagtcgtccacagtggagttaaagcttacagctgtgatcagtgtggtaaAGCTTTTACTCGAAGTAgcaacttacagagtcatctagttacccactctggagttaaggcatacagctgtgacatctgtggaaaaactttcagccatcTATGGAGCCGAAATATACACGTACGCATTCACTCCGGAGAAGATGTGTACTGGTGTGATCAGTGTGgtaaatactttacaacagacgcacacttacaacgccacatgtttacccacactgaggagagaccttatcaatgtgacctgtgtgagaagacttttaaaactccacagtacctgagacaacaccaacagatccacaccagaaagagactctacaagtgcagttactgtgag aagcagagcgacacagatggatccacttctcaaccctgtcatcgctgtggtggtgggaaagactttcgttgtgacatctgtggaaaaactttcagtcagcaagccggcctaaaaatacatcaacgtaaacacactggagacaaactgaaatactgcaaagaatgtgggagaagcttccccaCATCAGCtgagttaaaacaacatgaactctttcacagtggggtcaaaaagcacctctgtgatcagtgtgggtcatccttcaccactgcaggtaaccttaaaagacacaaacgagtccacacaggagcgaaaccatacaagtgcagacactgtgacaaaagcttctcacagtcaggtaGTCGTAACGagcatgaacgtacacacatggaaggaaactacagctgtgagcagtgtgacaagagcttcagtaatctcagttcatactctgcacacaaacgatcccacattactaataaactgtttcactgttaccactgtgccaaaacattcacttcatcatctgctctgtgcaaacatcagcgcgatcacgcAGGGCTGAAATCGTTCCCATCACAGGATCAGagtgaatctgaagagagagaaacatccTCTGGTTTCAGAGTCCAACTTAAAACCctggagatcaggctccacagagttcaggtcGGCTCTCCTTAA